ATGGGAAAATCCGACCGTCTACCCCACGGGCTGCTTTCTCCCACTCGGCCTCAGTCGGAAGTCGTTTACCGGCCCACCGGCAAAAAGCGTCGGCTTCACGCCAGCTCACGTTGATCACGGGATGGAGTGTTGCTTTTTCTGGAAATGGATTCTCTCGCCAGAACTTCGGCCAATCTGCTCCCGTCCCGAGGACGAATCTAAGATACTCAACGTTTGACACCTCGAACCGGTCGATCCTGAACGTGTCGAGATAAACCTCATGCTGTGGCTGTTCCTGCGGGCCGGCGGCACGGTCTTTTCGCGGATCACTCCCCATAAGAAACGATCCTGCCGGAACCAATACCATTCCACCCGGCACCTCCATTGCCCCCAACCGCTCGGCTTCATCATGTGGCACCCACAGCTGCGGCTGCTTCGAGCTCTCGTGGTCAGCCCTCGCCGGGACATCAATAAGCGACAGCAGCCCACACACGACGATTATGCAGATGCATCGCATGAGACCGACGAATGATGGCACCGCTCCCTCAACTTGCATCGATCCAACCTTCGCTCACCGTTTCTGCTTCTGAATCATTGGATCAATCTCTTTCTGGGCTTCCTCCGTCACATTATAACGGACATAGTCATGTTCTAGGACCTCATTGGCATAGAGTCGACCCGTTGGAGCCTGGACCATCAGCGTCGTTTCCATCGTCTCTTTGGGACGCACCGTAATCGTTTGCTCAACGGATGTCCTCACGTAGGGATGCCAGACGACCAACTTATAGGTGCCCGGGGGAACGTTGGTGATGGCGAATCGCCCCTCCTCGTCCGTCTTGGCAAAGTACGGATTGTTGACCGCTACTCCCCAACTCTCCATATACGCGTGAAAGCCGCACTGCATCACGAAAATCCTGCGCCCCTTGCTGAGATTCACCAGTTGCTTCGTGGGAGCACCGGCCATGTGTCTGTGATACATCGCGGCATCGCTACGATCTTTAAAGTTTCGAGGATGTTGTGGATTCATCGGTAACGGAACATTGAACAGTACTCGTGCGCCCAGATTCGACGTTTCATACGCTTGGATATCGTGCATGACCGGATCCATATTGACGACGGTCACTGATTGATCGTCTCGCACCGCCATCGTGAAGGGGAGAAACAAGCAGTCCTTGGCTTCAACTTGAGGCGTACTCGTCTCGTCAAACGGCTTACCTTTCTCCACCCCTTCGAGATACACCACGACTTCTCGAAATTCCCCACCGAGTCCCACATTGAAGGGCTGCAAAATGCGCCACCCTTGTCCGTCTGAGATGCGGCCGCAGTAGAAGGGATCAGGCAACGTCGTGAGATTATAGCCTTTCGGCTTCGGGACCTGCCCGCCGAGATACACCGTCCCCATAATACTTCCACCGTCTGAAACCATGTATTCTTGGTACGCCGCAGCCTGACTGCCCCCGGCGAGTATGATTAATCCGATGATGAATCGCCCCCACATCACCATGTTCATGTTCACTCCTTGTGCATCCTGATTTTTCCATCGCAATCAACCAACACGATAGGACTGGAGTCACTACAAACACAAGTGGGGGAGCCGCATGAAACAGGCGACTCCCCCACAGATGCGATACTATCTCCGTTCCGCTATTTCATCGCGGTCGGAGTAGCTTTCGGTTGGGGCGCTACCTCAGCCCGCTTGACCGCCGCTCCCATAGCCCCGAGCGGCTGGATCCGGGTATCACCTGCCGGCAATACTCGGAGATAGCCCCACTGACCGGACTGCGTGTAGGGCAGCCGTTGGTTCGACCACACGAAGTCACCGACTTGACGATACGGACCACCCGCACCGCCACGTAGGAAGACATCAAGTGTTTCAGAACCGGCGTACTCCACAACACTGATCATATCAGCACCCGGCATGTACGGCTCGATCGGCCACTCATGGCCCTCGACTCCAAACATCCCGTTTTGCTCACTATTGGCGCCGATCACGTGAATCCTGACCGCATCGCCTGCGTGCGCTTCGATCAACGGCGTCACTGGATCCTCCGGCTTGTCAACGACACAAGGCTGGAAGATCTTCCCGAGTGAACATCCCTGATCTTCTCGGAACTTGTAGGGCTCTGCGCGGTAGTTCACCGACGTCAAGCCCGCGACATTCTGCACATACGGCATGAATGCCGTCCCGATGATGTTGTCCTCATCTTGGAAGAAGAGGGCCACGTCACGGTAGTTCCGTTTCCCAACGTTGTCTGGGAGCGTCGTATCCACGATCACGTCCGCTCGCCAAGCGTTCTTCTGTGAGACATCTGCACCGCTCACAGGATCACGATACTGCGATCCACGTGGGCCGATGATGATCGCGCCATACAATCCGTTCCGTGGATTGACAACGATATTACCACCATCCCACACCAAGGAGGTCGTCTCCTTGTTCGACGGATGCGCATAATAGGTGTACTGACGTTTTTCACCTGGACCAATGGTCTGATCGCCGCCGTTGTTGCCGACGTTCAACCCTTGACTGTCCTTCGGATCAAAGGCCAATCCAGGCGCGAAGAATGACGCCCGACTCGCCTTCATCTTGTTGGTCAAGTTCACCTTGATACAGTCGCCCAAATTTGCACGCAGCGTCAACGGGTGCGGCGTCGCACCGCTGGACACCGTCGTGGCTTCTCCTTCCAGCGCGAAGATCTTGCCTTCCGGCATGGTCATTTCAATCTTCCGCTCGAAGTCCACTTCAATTGCGTCCGGCGCTTTCGGATTCAACTTCATTGGGCGATCCAATGCCACCACACTGAAGTTCTTGACCGGTGCATCCACCGGGCAGACTGAGCTCGGCGTGGCAGGAATGCTCAAAGGATTGGTTCCCTTTGGCAACGGCATCAGATCGGACACTTGCTTATCAAGTACCCGCAGGATTCCCCATCCACCTTCCGCGAAGTGTGAACTTCTACCATTAAAGTGGATATAGTCACCCGGCATGCCCTGGAAACCGCCCGCCTTTGTGACCAAATCATACCGTTCGGCGATTCCAACGTGAATCGAGTTCTTCCGATTGGCATCCGCCGCATAGCGTTCCGTGAGGAACGTATGACCGGAGATCGTCCAAACATGGGACTCATTCATGAGCTGGTGCAACAAGCGGACGACCAATGTGTCACCTGTGTACGCCCGAATCAACGGTGTCCCAGGGTCTCCATGGATCGCGCTGCTGAACAGCTTCGAGGTATCCGGATTGTTTGATAGGCGTTGTGCAAACGGAGCCGCGCGGAAATTGAAGCCGCTACCGGTCGTATGCGTTCCGCCGTTGATGTACTTATTCGGCGCATTCAGGATTTTTTCCGGCATCTGGAACGACACGGTCTTTCCAGCTTCCAGAGCAACCTCTACCGGCTGTCCTGGAGGATTACCGGCCTCGATCACGTTCACGGTGTGTGGCACCGTGTCATGGATCGATACCATCAGCTCACGGAAACTCCCACTCACGCCCGCCCCGATCGGTTCGTTGCTGTGAATGTCTGCAACCGGGCCGCTGTAGACCAGCTTGCCGTTCTTCGGATCATGATAAGTCGATCCGAATGGCTCCACGATCGTGACGCCGAACCCGCCGTGCGGCCAGGTCGTCGCACCGAAGGCATGGTCGTGCCAGAACACGGTGCCCATGTCCACATCCACCCACCACCGATAGCGGACAAACTCCGGTGATACCAGATCACCCGCCGGGTGACTATTCTTCAACGGCTTATAGAACGTCACCTGATCGCCCTTGATCTCCTTGATCCGGGCAACCTCTTGACAGCTCTTATCCCGTGGCAACGAGGCCGTCGGATCGTTCCCTTTGTCTAAACAATCCATCCCGACCATGACTTCGGTATTGACATGGAAGGGCGAGGCGCCTGGAGCCATCTTGATCTTGAGTGATTTCGCTCCAGCCTTCACGGCACCCTCTAGCTTCGCCACCATCGGAGCCGGCAACCCATGCTTGGTCTTTTTCCCCCACATGGTGAACGGCCGGACCGACATCTCATATTCAAACCCTGAGATCACACCATCCGAGTTCCCCGTATCGAACTGGAAAAAGTGGGGATGGATGTTGATCTTGGATGACTGGAAATTCGTGTAGTCGTCGTCATCCCACTCGCTCGTCAGCAGCACATCCACACAGTCATACACGTTGGCACGAATGACTGCGGGAAGCTTCAGATCGTCATTCGCTCTGGTCAAACGTTCTTCTTCATGCAGCACATAGATCAAGCCGTCCTTGTCGACCATGGCCGGCTCTTTCCCCTGCTTCTTGGCCAGAGTAATCGGCATCCGCACGAAGTGGATGTTGTAGTGCTTACGATTCGCGTTTTCGGGGCAGAGGCTCCATCGGCCCTGCTCACCCGGCTTGGCTGGCTCTGAGGTCCGCTCACCATTTTCATCCTGGTGAATCGGCTCCAACCATGGCGCTCCGCTGTGGTTTGCTGAGAACGGCACACGCTTGCCGAAGTGCGGTTTGAACAATGGCCACGCCATCTTGGCCGTGGTTGGATCAAACAGAATGGCAGGCCTGGTGCTGTCCTCCCACTTAGCTGCCCATGCATATTTAGGATTCTGCGCGGTACTTTCACGTTCACCGCGCGCGATATTTCCGTCCCACTTCCAATCCCACACCGTTGAATCATAGGAAAGGATCTGTCCCTTTTCATCCTCGGTATGGCCCGGCTTTCCTTGTGCCGGGACAAACATCTCAACCCAATCCTTGACGTTCACGACGACCGGGTTGGACTTCCAGTTGGTCTTCTGCCCCTTGTCGACAATCTTAAACGTCTTTCCGAACCAATCAACCGTGGTCCCGATCAACTTATCGGACGAAACACCGAGCTTCATCCGACCGATGCGATCCGGCAACTCACGGAGATCCGGCATGCTGTCAGTATGGGCCGCCCCCATTTGAAGCGTATTGTAGAATCGACCATACCCCCACATGCCGGCTACATAATGGTGGGCCACATGGCAGTGATAGAGAAACTCACCTGCCAAATGCTGACAACCACCGCCACCGCATTCAGGCTCAAGGTCCAACGCCTCAGATGGCCCGATCACTTCCACATCCACACGATCCGACTTCGTTCTCACGATCGGATACTTCACGGGCCCATCAGAACCCATGGCCCAAAGATTGTTGGGCTCGGTGCCTGGGCTCCGCTGCCACCGGATCGTCCCACTATGAGGATGGTGTGAATGGAACACCTCGGAACCGCCATGGACCACCCGCCACTTCACTGGATCGCCCAAGTAGCCACGAGCAATCGTAGTCGGCGTGTCGCCGAACGTATAGGAGCTGTAGGCCATCGATTCATCTTCAAACCCGAAATACTCGTGCTGGAGATGCATCTGGTCGATCCCAAACGGCTCACTGCGATAATTAATCGCGCGACCGCCTGGACGATAGGCATCGGTCAATGGGTCACGTTGAGGCAAGAAGTCGCCCTTCTTGTTCAATGGACGGAACGCTTCGTCCCCGATCTCATGGTAGAACAGCACAAACTCACGGAAGTCAGGTCCTGAACCATTGTCAATATTGACCTGCCAGCCGCTCTTCACTTCAGGTGCGGCCCCCGCGCTCCCCAACGCGTCCACGTACTTTGAACCCTTCGGCTCGACAACGAACGCCCCGAAGAGGCCCAACACCGTCAGCTCACGGTCATGGCTGAAGGAATGGAACTGACGTACGCCTTCCTGCATCTGAGGATGAAGATACCATTCAAATTCTTGTACCTTGCCTGGCGCCACAATCGATTCAGGATTCGTGGTGGTCGCCGGCTTGCCGGACGAGCTTACGATCATGCTGGACGCCTGAATGAACAGACTCCCATCCTCACCTTCCATCTGATTGCGCAAGGTCATCTTCACGCAATCTCCAGGGTTTGCGCGCATGACCAACGGCTGAATCACATCACCCTGCAAGCCGGTGGTAACGGCACCCGGATCATACCCATCCTTCTCTCTGGCTTCTTTATTTTTCGTTTCCTCTGCACGAGCCTTGGAGAGATCCTCCGTCAATACGTACATGTAGCCCGGATAAAAATCGAGCCAACGATTCAAGGTGATTTCGATGTTGATCATGGACACATCGAACTGTTTTACCGGCACGCCGGCAGGGCACTTCCCTCCCGAACTGAGGACCGGTTCACCCTTTCCTGCATCCGTCATCAACAGGAAGCTGCTCCCATCCTGCCCCATATACTGGTGCATCATCGACATATTGTTGAATGCACCGGACGTCTGCTGCACCTGCGCATCACTTTGAGCCTGCTGTCCGAGCTTCTCCATCAGGCGATGATGCTGCATCTCCATCTTTTGGGCATTGTCGGCGCGCCCTTCGATGGCATTCTCAACCACCGTCTGCCCCTTCAGCTGTTGGGCCCAGCCTGGCATCGCCACCGGAGTCGCATGCCCCCCATGAGGAGCAACCCCCGACTCGGCAGCAAACAAACCAGGCGCCGCAAACAGACCCCCAGCCAACAAGACTGACTGGAGCATCCGCGCGATGCCTGATCGCCTCAGCCCTCTAAAAGGTTTTAAAAATAGAACTCCCATACTTGGCCTCCCCTCGCTTAGATTCATCCCTTAGAGCGGATGATCGTATTGAAAACCCCCAATTACTCCTCCCACTTCAACAGCGACCCACATTCAGAATTAAGTATTTTCACGCTCTTAGCCTGACTCATCACACTTATGAGCAAGCTATGTAGCCGCTTGTTAGAAACGGTGTCAAGTTTTTTGTGTGGCTGAGGTGCTTTTGGACACCACATCCCCACGTCCTCTGATGGAGCACTGAGACACCGGCCTCCAGCGTGACTCCGGCCTCTAGTGAACCTGAGAAATAAAGAGCTGGTGAAGGGTTCCTTCTTGCGAAGGAATGGGTCATTCGGAGGCCGGTCCAAAATCACCCAAACCTTCACCAGCAACAATAATTGTGAGCAATCACTGTGCCTTTTTGTACGAACGATCAAATGGATCGGTATTTTTTAATAGATACAATAAGTTGTGGTGACTTCACGCTCACAACACCACTCCGCAGACTTTGTGGAACTTTTCTACAGAGAAAGACAGCTGGTAGGCAAAATCTACAGCTATCAATATAAATCATATGGTTACAACTGTCTAATTATTTAGACAATTTACACTGCGTGTTTGGGGCAGGATGGGACAACGAAAATGATTATTACGGACTGAGCTGTCATTAGAAAAACGCCATGCTGGTGTAGGTCGCCGTAGAGTTATATTGATCGGTGATACCGCGATCGTAGCGGAGAACCTGACCCTTCTCGGCTTGGATCAATCGCAAGAGGCAGTAGATAGGCGAGAAGCCGGAAATGCGACGCTGATCGTTTTCTCTCTGAATATAGGCGGCGAATTCCTCAGGCTTGAGTTCTTCCACGTGCTTCAGCATCTCCAAGTCCCGTTGCATGGAACGATGGAACGAAAAATCGGTGGGTGGCGCAGTATCGCCATAGCGCAGACCGAGATGAGCCAATTCTCCTGCCGCAATCACACAGACTGTCTTTCCAGATTCAGTAATGGTATTCCGGAGAACCGTAAGAAATTGCTCCACGGAATGCTGAACGGTTGTATCCTTCAAGCTGGATGCTGAAAACGAAGAGAGAATTGGAACAATCGTGAAAGGCTTATTGACACTCGTCTGAAGAAACGGCAGCTGAAATTCAATCGCATGTTCAGCCTGATGTGCGATCTCTTCGTCGACACAATCGCGCACCAGCGCCTTGAGCTGCTTCAGAATCTGTTGATCCGTTGGAATCAGACCGAGCGGCGTTTCAAAATCCTTGTCCGTCACGGCAAACACGTTTTCGAGACCGGCATGGGCGGTCCCGATAATGACATAGACGTCCGGCTGCTGACTTTCTTGAAGTTCTTTGTAGCCCCATGCGTAGACCGGCCCTGCTTGTTTGATGTCGTAGGTGGGCGTCACGAGCCCTTTGATCAACTTCCCTTTGTTCTCAGATGGCTTGAAATCCGGCCCCTCGCTTGACGTGAAGAATCCGTCGATCTGCTTGCGCAGTTTGGCGCCGTCTGCTTCGTAACTTCGTCCGGCAAACACCGCGGGACGGAACGGCCGTTGTCGATACTCGGCCAGAGCCTGTTGTCGTGCGGCCTCAATCCGTGGACCTTCCAGAAACAGCTTCTCATCCAGATCTGCGACCAGCTGCTCAACTTTGCTCGGGAGCAGAAACTCACCGAACCGTTTCAAGTACAATCCCCCGATATCCAGGAGGGAATGTTCTCCATCAAAGTGCTGCACGATAAAAAAGAAGTTGAGCGGCAGCACCAGCTTTTCTTTACTCAGCCCACTTGGGTCCCACAGCACGACCAACTGATCCTCCCCCTGCTTGATGGGTGAGAACTGAAGATTTCTGAGGATCGGATATTGGACAGAGTCTTTGGTTGAACTCGTTGTCATCATGATGAGGTCGATCTCGTCTATGTGGTCTGTTTGGCCTGTTTAGAACACAATACGTTTCATCTCGCAGACACAGTGTATCTGGACTATGGTCCATTTCGTCAAGAGTCTGGCATCGGCAGATCCGGCTCACCAGAAAAACCGGAGAGACTCAAAAGATCTACTGTCTTTCCTGCGCGCCGGTGGTCGACCGCCGACTGAGAAGAACCAACGCGGCCACGACGGCAACCACCAGCCAGATCGTGGGCCGGCCGTAGGAGGCATCGGAGAATTCAATCAAGTCGCTCAAGCGACCGATCAAAAGCGACATGCGAGCCATGACCGTGTACCCAAACCCGGCGCCGAAGGAGATCATGAGGAACATGATGCCGGTTCGCGCCACCGCTTTTCCCGTTCCGCTATGCTCGATGGAAAAGAAAAAATAGAAGAGCACCGAGCTGACCCCCAGCAAGATAATGATGGCATTGAGGTTACTAGCCGGATTAAGCAGATTCATCGAAAATGTGAGTCCCTCCGGCCCCGCGATCGACAAGAGCGGACGCACGGTATCCTCGATTTGCTTCAAAATGAACGATGAGATCGTTCTCGGAATCGCCAAACCTGAGCCCATTCCCACAATAAACGCAAAGGCATACCGAGACATCCAAGCCGCCTTGGGCACATAGCGAGTCAGCATGAGCATCCCGATTGCCACGGGAATGAAGAGCGCAAACTCTCCGTTCTCGACGATCGGCTTGATGATGAGGTGCAGAATCACGGTGTCGTAGGTCTTCACGATCGTGTACCCGATCGAGACACCGACATAGAGGTGTTCGGCGAATTTAAAGAGCGGGGTGTCCTTATAGAGAAAGGAAAAGATCAGGAGCGTTAACCCTGTTGCAACCCAAGCTCCAAATATTGTGGCATCCATCCTTATCCCCTATCTGCTACCCGAGGTGCCCCTGAGCCCGTAAGGCCCGCCGCTGCGAAAAATAGATCAGGTTGCACGTGATGACCAGAACAATGATCGCCACATGCGTCGCGGACTGTGCATCCATGCCGGCCACCGCCTTGCCTTTTTGACCGATCAAGCTTTCATATTCCGCCGCCCCACGGAGCCCCCCGATCAGGCCGTTGATCTGCCCGCTCCGGAGCAATGGATAGAGTCCAGGCGCCATGACGCCTGTACAGCCACCACCCATTTCAAATTTGTACTTATCCTTCCCAAAGACGTACCACTCTTCCACCCCCGGTCGTCCTGCACCCAGACTGACCATGTACGTCACATCTTTCAAATTGCGCACGCCCTCCAACACAGGCAACCCCTTCGTCGGTTTGCCGCCATAGTCGCTGGGGAAGGCCGAGTAGAGATCCTGTCCCATATTGATGATCACAGCCTGTCCGCCGGGACTCCACCCGAGAAAGGCGTAGTCCTTTCCATATTCCTTTCCCATCTCCTTGGCGACCTGCGTCACGATCTGGTCCGCCATCCCGGTGCCGGATACCCACAAGGTCATCGTCATCACACGAAGATTTTTTCTGAACGCGTGTCGGAGCAGCGAAATCGCTTGGGGATACAGCTCCGGCTTTGAGGCCGGGTCAAAATCGATCGAGAGGAGAAACACAGACCCTTCCGGTAACGACTCAATGTGGTCATACACGCCGCGCACCTCTGACGAAATCTTGATCGGCAACCCGACCGGATAGAGCAACGGCAAGAGGGTACAGAGACCGATCATCAAGAAGATGATTCGCCGATCGATCTTGAGCATGCGCTCCGAGAAGCTCATGACCCGGTCCTCGTGACGCACGGGAAGTTTTGAGTTTGGGGTTTCGAATTTCCGGTCCCGCCGAACCCGAAACTATCGTTCTGCATGCGATAGTGAGAAACGAGAGACGAACGAGGTTTCACGTTACTCTTTTCCCCCACCCAGATACGACCGTTCCACGCCGAAGATGATCTTGAACGACAGGGCAATGGCCCCAAGACTGACTCCGATCAGAATGGCTCGACGCACGGACGAGTTGAGTACGTTTAAAATCCACGAAGACACGTCGCCGCTCAGAGGAATCAGATACTCACCCAGCGGCACCCGCCCCATCATCACGATCACGGCCGCCACCAGGAGCACCGCCGCTTCACGGCTTCTCGCCCTGAACGAACGATAGGCCGCCGACGCGATAAAGAACGCCAAGATGGCGAACATCGTGCCTTGTAACGGCACCATCATGAAGTTGTAGACCCAGCCGAAGGCCGTCATCGTGCCATCGATACTTTCTTTCCCATTGGCCCAGAGCCCAACCGCGATTGTGCCGAGCATGCCGACATAGAGAACGAGGCTATACCCCCAACCTGCTTCCTGGCGTTTGATCTTCACCGCATGTTGATGGAACAGACTGGTCACTCCCAAGATCAACGCAAACCCGCCGACGATCTGCATCCACTTTGTGGCAGACGTGAGCATCTGCTCAGAGGCCGGATGCGGCACATAGTACTGCGCGGCAAATAACAAGCCTGTGACCAATGTAATGAGGAGAGGAAGCTGTCGGCGCAGAAAAATCATTTCAGGTCCCTCATGAGATCGAGAAAGAACTGCGGCCATTGCGCCCCGGTGACGACTCCCACGGTCGCCAAGACGGTTCCCACAGCCAGCGCCGCCAGAATCACGGCCTTCCCGATATCTTGTCCGCGCAGGGTTCCGATCTGGACCGACTCTTTGGAAAGGTAGGCGCTGGCTGCGTAGAGTTCCTCACCGATCAGAGTGTAGTCGCAGGTCGTCACGAAGAAGGGCAATTGGTGGTCCGCATCGGTTCCGGCGATTTGAATGGCCCCGGTACTCGCTCCTGTTTCCGTCAAGAGCAACGATTCGGCAAAATAATGACCCATAAAAAAATTCGCCGCGGGCTTTTTGCGCAACATGATGCCGTCCACCGCCGCCGTATAGCTGAACTGATCCGATGTGATAAAAAAGTTCGCGTCCTCCTTAAAGAGGTCCGGCTTCCCCGCTTCCAAATACGCCTGTTTCGTGATCTCTTGGCAGACCGCCATCGTGATCGGCTCGCGATGAGGCACCATCAGTTCCGTCTCATAGAGCGCCGCCCGTTTGGCCACCTTCCCGAGAATGACCGCTGCGGCGATCGTCGAAGGGTCGTGCAGATCATGAGCCCCGGTGAGATAGAGAATCGGCTTGCCCAGCTCCGTCGCCCGGCCAATGGCTTCATCGACGGCATCCAACCCCGGAATGCGGCGCAGAAAAATCTCGTGCCGCTTGGCATAAGTGATCGCAAAGAACACCAGACCACCGAATGAAAGACCGATGATCAAATTATTGAGCTGGTTCCAGTTGAACCAGTTGGCCGTCGGCGTCGCGACCTGGACGGCACTGAAGAGGCGTTGATCAGCCTGCATGGCGGCTACTGCCACGGCATAGGGCTGATCATTCTTGACCTCCAGACCCTTCGTACTTTTCACCATCGCCTGATGCCACGTCTTCTCCGCCGTCCTGGTCCACCAAGCGGTTTTTACATCTTTGACATACTTGGCATTGGATGGAAATTCTGCAACGACCGTCAACTTCTGAGGATCCGTCGTGGAGGCATCACCGA
This portion of the Candidatus Nitrospira nitrosa genome encodes:
- a CDS encoding formylglycine-generating enzyme family protein, encoding MQVEGAVPSFVGLMRCICIIVVCGLLSLIDVPARADHESSKQPQLWVPHDEAERLGAMEVPGGMVLVPAGSFLMGSDPRKDRAAGPQEQPQHEVYLDTFRIDRFEVSNVEYLRFVLGTGADWPKFWRENPFPEKATLHPVINVSWREADAFCRWAGKRLPTEAEWEKAARGVDGRIFPWGNEPAGWIKSNIAHPGSKRGFKYPPLANINRYDKGASPYGVYQMAGNVSEWVSDWFDPEYYRHGHDKNPQGPTTGELKVFRGGSWNEDPEVARSAGRNGGPPDRESYLTGFRCAQSGDHVNGEASNIGRDGTAPTVMRLSE
- a CDS encoding carboxypeptidase regulatory-like domain-containing protein gives rise to the protein MNMVMWGRFIIGLIILAGGSQAAAYQEYMVSDGGSIMGTVYLGGQVPKPKGYNLTTLPDPFYCGRISDGQGWRILQPFNVGLGGEFREVVVYLEGVEKGKPFDETSTPQVEAKDCLFLPFTMAVRDDQSVTVVNMDPVMHDIQAYETSNLGARVLFNVPLPMNPQHPRNFKDRSDAAMYHRHMAGAPTKQLVNLSKGRRIFVMQCGFHAYMESWGVAVNNPYFAKTDEEGRFAITNVPPGTYKLVVWHPYVRTSVEQTITVRPKETMETTLMVQAPTGRLYANEVLEHDYVRYNVTEEAQKEIDPMIQKQKR
- a CDS encoding cupredoxin domain-containing protein — encoded protein: MGVLFLKPFRGLRRSGIARMLQSVLLAGGLFAAPGLFAAESGVAPHGGHATPVAMPGWAQQLKGQTVVENAIEGRADNAQKMEMQHHRLMEKLGQQAQSDAQVQQTSGAFNNMSMMHQYMGQDGSSFLLMTDAGKGEPVLSSGGKCPAGVPVKQFDVSMINIEITLNRWLDFYPGYMYVLTEDLSKARAEETKNKEAREKDGYDPGAVTTGLQGDVIQPLVMRANPGDCVKMTLRNQMEGEDGSLFIQASSMIVSSSGKPATTTNPESIVAPGKVQEFEWYLHPQMQEGVRQFHSFSHDRELTVLGLFGAFVVEPKGSKYVDALGSAGAAPEVKSGWQVNIDNGSGPDFREFVLFYHEIGDEAFRPLNKKGDFLPQRDPLTDAYRPGGRAINYRSEPFGIDQMHLQHEYFGFEDESMAYSSYTFGDTPTTIARGYLGDPVKWRVVHGGSEVFHSHHPHSGTIRWQRSPGTEPNNLWAMGSDGPVKYPIVRTKSDRVDVEVIGPSEALDLEPECGGGGCQHLAGEFLYHCHVAHHYVAGMWGYGRFYNTLQMGAAHTDSMPDLRELPDRIGRMKLGVSSDKLIGTTVDWFGKTFKIVDKGQKTNWKSNPVVVNVKDWVEMFVPAQGKPGHTEDEKGQILSYDSTVWDWKWDGNIARGERESTAQNPKYAWAAKWEDSTRPAILFDPTTAKMAWPLFKPHFGKRVPFSANHSGAPWLEPIHQDENGERTSEPAKPGEQGRWSLCPENANRKHYNIHFVRMPITLAKKQGKEPAMVDKDGLIYVLHEEERLTRANDDLKLPAVIRANVYDCVDVLLTSEWDDDDYTNFQSSKINIHPHFFQFDTGNSDGVISGFEYEMSVRPFTMWGKKTKHGLPAPMVAKLEGAVKAGAKSLKIKMAPGASPFHVNTEVMVGMDCLDKGNDPTASLPRDKSCQEVARIKEIKGDQVTFYKPLKNSHPAGDLVSPEFVRYRWWVDVDMGTVFWHDHAFGATTWPHGGFGVTIVEPFGSTYHDPKNGKLVYSGPVADIHSNEPIGAGVSGSFRELMVSIHDTVPHTVNVIEAGNPPGQPVEVALEAGKTVSFQMPEKILNAPNKYINGGTHTTGSGFNFRAAPFAQRLSNNPDTSKLFSSAIHGDPGTPLIRAYTGDTLVVRLLHQLMNESHVWTISGHTFLTERYAADANRKNSIHVGIAERYDLVTKAGGFQGMPGDYIHFNGRSSHFAEGGWGILRVLDKQVSDLMPLPKGTNPLSIPATPSSVCPVDAPVKNFSVVALDRPMKLNPKAPDAIEVDFERKIEMTMPEGKIFALEGEATTVSSGATPHPLTLRANLGDCIKVNLTNKMKASRASFFAPGLAFDPKDSQGLNVGNNGGDQTIGPGEKRQYTYYAHPSNKETTSLVWDGGNIVVNPRNGLYGAIIIGPRGSQYRDPVSGADVSQKNAWRADVIVDTTLPDNVGKRNYRDVALFFQDEDNIIGTAFMPYVQNVAGLTSVNYRAEPYKFREDQGCSLGKIFQPCVVDKPEDPVTPLIEAHAGDAVRIHVIGANSEQNGMFGVEGHEWPIEPYMPGADMISVVEYAGSETLDVFLRGGAGGPYRQVGDFVWSNQRLPYTQSGQWGYLRVLPAGDTRIQPLGAMGAAVKRAEVAPQPKATPTAMK
- the amrB gene encoding AmmeMemoRadiSam system protein B, giving the protein MMTTSSTKDSVQYPILRNLQFSPIKQGEDQLVVLWDPSGLSKEKLVLPLNFFFIVQHFDGEHSLLDIGGLYLKRFGEFLLPSKVEQLVADLDEKLFLEGPRIEAARQQALAEYRQRPFRPAVFAGRSYEADGAKLRKQIDGFFTSSEGPDFKPSENKGKLIKGLVTPTYDIKQAGPVYAWGYKELQESQQPDVYVIIGTAHAGLENVFAVTDKDFETPLGLIPTDQQILKQLKALVRDCVDEEIAHQAEHAIEFQLPFLQTSVNKPFTIVPILSSFSASSLKDTTVQHSVEQFLTVLRNTITESGKTVCVIAAGELAHLGLRYGDTAPPTDFSFHRSMQRDLEMLKHVEELKPEEFAAYIQRENDQRRISGFSPIYCLLRLIQAEKGQVLRYDRGITDQYNSTATYTSMAFF
- a CDS encoding DUF6754 domain-containing protein, which encodes MKREAYLVKRWYARSTCRLLFAIGWMTGVLASHAVAEPLITVPQEVRVFDTPNDGGESLTVQWAPLPTDGPDVRFQVLVGDASTTDPQKLTVVAEFPSNAKYVKDVKTAWWTRTAEKTWHQAMVKSTKGLEVKNDQPYAVAVAAMQADQRLFSAVQVATPTANWFNWNQLNNLIIGLSFGGLVFFAITYAKRHEIFLRRIPGLDAVDEAIGRATELGKPILYLTGAHDLHDPSTIAAAVILGKVAKRAALYETELMVPHREPITMAVCQEITKQAYLEAGKPDLFKEDANFFITSDQFSYTAAVDGIMLRKKPAANFFMGHYFAESLLLTETGASTGAIQIAGTDADHQLPFFVTTCDYTLIGEELYAASAYLSKESVQIGTLRGQDIGKAVILAALAVGTVLATVGVVTGAQWPQFFLDLMRDLK